One Nicotiana tomentosiformis chromosome 1, ASM39032v3, whole genome shotgun sequence genomic window, GTGATTCTAGTGAACAACATTCCTTTTAAGTCTTGTACAAAATAAAGCGGAGAACTAAAGTGGGCTATTTGAATATTTCCCTTCTGGTTCAAGCTCTATTTTGCTAGACTATCTGTTGCTTTGTTCTCTTCACTATATACATGTTTAATGCTTGTTCCTCCCATCTGATCAAGCAGGGAACTTTTAatattggaaagatatttaactttaaacttttcaatttacctGTAATGGCATGCTCTTTTAGCCATAGAAATGGTCATAACATTGTTTAAAATCATAAGGTTTAAGGATAATTATTTTGTATGTCTAAAGTCTTTCTTGCTTGTTGAACTCCGTGTCCAATCAAACACCTGTGGTATAAAATGAAATAGAGGAAGTACTATTTATTTGAGATGAATTGGTGCAGACAGTTAAGTTCTGGCTGGTTTTTGCAAGACTTGTATATTTGAAGAACTTTAATGTAAAGTAGAGTTGCACTGTGAATATGCAGGGGGAGACTTGTATATTTAGGAAGTCCAACAGGAGTAGCAGCTTTCCTAGCTGGTTTTGCAAGGCCAGTTCCAGATGGTGAAAACAGCTTAGAATACCTCTTAGATGTGATCAAAGAGTACGACGAATCAACTGTTGGGCTTGATCCCCTTGTCTTGTACCAAAGGGATGGTATCAAACCTGATCAAGCTGCAAAAACCCCTCTCCGAAAACCACCAAAAACGCCAAAAACTCATCGTACTCCTTATGCCAAGTCACCCTGGACCAAACATATCAGCCTTCGCAgctctcatttttcggccaatggAAACATGAATTCCCAAAGAGATCCTAAAGATCAGTCTGAATCTGATGTTAATAATTATGGTTATGATGACGAGGACGATGAGGAAGATTTTGATAACTCGTTGGAACGGAAGGTACCACAAACACCTATGAGTATGCAGAGTGGGATTCATCCACGTTTGGCTTCTCATTTCTACAAAGATTTCTCAGTTTGGCTATACAATGGTGTTAAAGGAACTCCTCGCCGTCCACCAACATGGAATAACAATGGAGCACAAACACCTTTTTCTGGTTTTAAATCAAGCATGTCCTCAGGTCAATTCTCAATGACTCAACAAACACCTTCACGTCATATTATAACTCCAGCAGCTTCAGCAATCTTTACCCCGGGACGAGAAGGAATTGATCGCTCATCATATAATCCATCTTATGAAGAAGTACTTGAAATTCAAGAAGTACTTGATGAGCCAATTCATAGGCATAAATTTGCAAATCCATGGATTAGAGAAGTTTTAGTTCTCTCGTGGCGTACCACATTGAATGTGATTCGCACTCCTGAACTCTTCCTCTCTCGTGAAATTGTTTTAACAGTCATGGGACTTGTCCTGTCTTCCTTCTTCCAAAGGCTAAGTCATTTTAACTTCAAAACAATCAATCACCTCCTCAACTTCTACATTTTCACCATTTGCCTAGTCTTTTTCTCGTCGAATGATGCTGTTCCTACTTTCATCCAAGAAAGATTCATCTTCATTCGCGAGACTTCTCATAACGCTTATAGGGCATCTTCTTATGTCATTTCTTCCCTTATCGTATACCTCCCGTTCTTCGCGATTCAAGGATTCACATTTGCTGGCATAACGCAATACATTCTTCGCCTAAATAGCAGCATTCTTAGCTTTTGGCTTATACTTTACTCCTCACTCATAACTAGCAATGCATATGTGATGTTAGTTAGTGCACTTGTTCCAAGTTACATCACGGGGTACGCGATTGTTATAGCTACAACAGCTCTGTTTTTCCTTACTTGTGGATTCTTCTTGAAGAGAACTCAGATTCCTTTGGTTTGGAGATGGTTGCATTACATTTCAGCAATCAAATATCCATTTGAAGCATTGCTGATTAATGAATTCAAAGGCACAAAACATTGTTACAATGGTGATCTTGCAGATCTTTCACCTGGTCCTTTAGGTGATGTGAAGATTAGTCCATTGCATAATACTGCAATTTCTAGAGGTGATTTGCCACAAAATTGCACATTGATTGGAGAAGAT contains:
- the LOC104104293 gene encoding ABC transporter G family member STR isoform X2 yields the protein MKMISSYVMQDDQLFPMLTVFETFMFAAEVRLPPSISRAEKKKRVHELLEQLGLTSATHTYIGDEGRRGVSGGERRRVSIGIDIIHKPSLLFLDEPTSGLDSTSAFSVVEKVKDIARSGSIVLMTIHQPSYRIQMLLDRITVLARGRLVYLGSPTGVAAFLAGFARPVPDGENSLEYLLDVIKEYDESTVGLDPLVLYQRDGIKPDQAAKTPLRKPPKTPKTHRTPYAKSPWTKHISLRSSHFSANGNMNSQRDPKDQSESDVNNYGYDDEDDEEDFDNSLERKVPQTPMSMQSGIHPRLASHFYKDFSVWLYNGVKGTPRRPPTWNNNGAQTPFSGFKSSMSSGQFSMTQQTPSRHIITPAASAIFTPGREGIDRSSYNPSYEEVLEIQEVLDEPIHRHKFANPWIREVLVLSWRTTLNVIRTPELFLSREIVLTVMGLVLSSFFQRLSHFNFKTINHLLNFYIFTICLVFFSSNDAVPTFIQERFIFIRETSHNAYRASSYVISSLIVYLPFFAIQGFTFAGITQYILRLNSSILSFWLILYSSLITSNAYVMLVSALVPSYITGYAIVIATTALFFLTCGFFLKRTQIPLVWRWLHYISAIKYPFEALLINEFKGTKHCYNGDLADLSPGPLGDVKISPLHNTAISRGDLPQNCTLIGEDVLFSMDITKENIWLDIVILLAWGVLYRLFFYVVLRFYSKNERK
- the LOC104104293 gene encoding ABC transporter G family member STR isoform X1; the protein is MAKFKRTDKNRSLESLLDLDKSAQLNKINGSNLARQPTRKLIPGHGLEFNNLSYSVTKKVKKDGVWINKEAYLLNDISGQALRGEIMAIMGPSGAGKSTFLDALAGRIARGSLEGTVRIDGKPVTTSYMKMISSYVMQDDQLFPMLTVFETFMFAAEVRLPPSISRAEKKKRVHELLEQLGLTSATHTYIGDEGRRGVSGGERRRVSIGIDIIHKPSLLFLDEPTSGLDSTSAFSVVEKVKDIARSGSIVLMTIHQPSYRIQMLLDRITVLARGRLVYLGSPTGVAAFLAGFARPVPDGENSLEYLLDVIKEYDESTVGLDPLVLYQRDGIKPDQAAKTPLRKPPKTPKTHRTPYAKSPWTKHISLRSSHFSANGNMNSQRDPKDQSESDVNNYGYDDEDDEEDFDNSLERKVPQTPMSMQSGIHPRLASHFYKDFSVWLYNGVKGTPRRPPTWNNNGAQTPFSGFKSSMSSGQFSMTQQTPSRHIITPAASAIFTPGREGIDRSSYNPSYEEVLEIQEVLDEPIHRHKFANPWIREVLVLSWRTTLNVIRTPELFLSREIVLTVMGLVLSSFFQRLSHFNFKTINHLLNFYIFTICLVFFSSNDAVPTFIQERFIFIRETSHNAYRASSYVISSLIVYLPFFAIQGFTFAGITQYILRLNSSILSFWLILYSSLITSNAYVMLVSALVPSYITGYAIVIATTALFFLTCGFFLKRTQIPLVWRWLHYISAIKYPFEALLINEFKGTKHCYNGDLADLSPGPLGDVKISPLHNTAISRGDLPQNCTLIGEDVLFSMDITKENIWLDIVILLAWGVLYRLFFYVVLRFYSKNERK